A part of Microbulbifer sp. MI-G genomic DNA contains:
- a CDS encoding DoxX family protein — translation MFTQSFPFIKKLLVGNRSWEWLPILVARVSLGLFFSVSGYNKLFMPERHADLINLMSEIGMPFPELMALFLACVEFFGGLLLIVGLLSTLVAIVLTIAMIVAIATVEIEHVIPKGIGPLDWMSWFLYLPQVLYIILFVWLMTTGPGRYSLDYLIANKLGINNNN, via the coding sequence ATGTTTACACAATCTTTTCCTTTCATTAAAAAACTACTTGTTGGTAATCGTAGTTGGGAATGGTTACCTATTTTGGTTGCACGAGTATCATTGGGATTGTTTTTTTCGGTGTCTGGGTATAACAAACTATTTATGCCTGAAAGGCATGCAGACCTTATAAATTTGATGAGCGAAATAGGAATGCCCTTTCCTGAACTTATGGCGCTGTTTTTGGCTTGTGTAGAATTTTTTGGTGGGTTGCTCTTAATCGTGGGTCTCTTGTCGACACTTGTTGCAATTGTATTGACGATTGCAATGATTGTTGCCATCGCCACTGTTGAAATTGAACATGTTATTCCTAAAGGCATTGGGCCATTGGATTGGATGAGCTGGTTTCTTTATTTACCTCAAGTTTTATATATTATTTTATTTGTATGGTTAATGACTACGGGTCCTGGTCGATATAGTTTAGATTATCTAATCGCTAATAAATTAGGCATTAATAATAACAATTAA
- the ltrA gene encoding group II intron reverse transcriptase/maturase → MTTALHAIAFKAQSHPRHRFQNLYGLLNSKLLHQSWVQLNKQARPGIDGVTTEAYRQSLSQNIHRLHQRLRGKHYRTQAIKRILIPKGNGKQRPLGLPTVEDKLVQQSVAQILQSIWEQDLQPFSYGYRSGKSAHQAVHSLGLNLQFKGYGYVVEADIKGFFDQLDHRWLLRMLALRIDDKALLTLIKQWLKIQVQTPDGKFNKPEAGTPQGGVISQVLANIYLHYALDLGFEKMVKPRMHGRAMLIRYADDFVVTFQLKTDAERFYRVLPQRLNKFGLQLAPEKTHLKRFSRFHPRRKRQFQFLGFEFYWSLDVNQRPRLRRRTAAKKQKDTMETLYHWIKAKRSERLREWLPVLKRKLQGFQNYFGLPDNSRSLCRLYSYVLHSIHKWPNRRSQRKSYN, encoded by the coding sequence ATGACAACCGCCTTGCACGCCATCGCATTTAAAGCACAGAGCCACCCCAGGCACAGGTTTCAGAATTTATACGGATTGCTAAATTCCAAGCTGCTGCATCAAAGCTGGGTCCAGCTCAATAAACAGGCCCGCCCCGGTATCGACGGAGTCACTACCGAAGCTTACCGGCAAAGTCTGTCGCAAAATATCCATCGCCTACATCAACGGCTACGTGGCAAACACTACCGCACCCAGGCGATCAAACGGATATTGATTCCTAAAGGCAACGGAAAGCAGCGCCCCCTGGGGCTGCCCACGGTGGAAGACAAACTGGTGCAGCAGAGCGTAGCGCAGATACTGCAAAGTATCTGGGAGCAGGATTTACAGCCCTTTAGTTACGGCTACCGCTCAGGGAAAAGCGCCCACCAAGCCGTTCACAGTCTTGGCTTAAATCTACAGTTCAAAGGCTACGGCTATGTCGTTGAAGCCGATATCAAAGGTTTCTTCGATCAGCTAGATCATCGCTGGCTACTGCGTATGCTGGCTCTTCGTATCGACGACAAAGCCCTGCTGACACTGATTAAACAGTGGCTCAAGATACAGGTGCAAACTCCAGATGGTAAGTTTAACAAACCGGAAGCAGGCACCCCGCAAGGGGGCGTGATCAGTCAGGTGCTGGCGAACATCTACCTGCACTACGCATTGGATTTGGGGTTCGAAAAGATGGTCAAACCGCGCATGCACGGTAGAGCTATGCTAATTCGCTATGCGGATGATTTTGTAGTAACTTTCCAATTGAAAACGGATGCAGAGCGTTTCTATCGGGTGCTACCGCAAAGGTTGAACAAGTTTGGCCTGCAGTTAGCTCCCGAGAAAACTCACCTGAAGCGGTTTAGCCGCTTCCATCCTAGACGAAAGCGACAGTTCCAGTTTTTGGGTTTTGAGTTCTACTGGAGCCTGGACGTCAACCAACGTCCCAGGCTCAGACGCCGCACCGCAGCGAAGAAACAGAAGGACACAATGGAAACGCTCTATCACTGGATCAAAGCCAAGCGCAGTGAGCGTTTGAGAGAATGGCTGCCCGTCCTGAAGCGCAAGCTACAGGGCTTCCAGAACTACTTCGGTCTGCCAGACAATAGTCGAAGCTTGTGTCGTTTGTACAGCTATGTTCTACACAGCATACACAAATGGCCCAATCGACGGAGTCAGCGTAAGAGTTATAACTAG
- a CDS encoding helix-turn-helix transcriptional regulator: MRTERLFHLLQILRGYSCPVKGQVLADRLNISIRTLYRDIATLQAQGADIQGEPGLGYILKPGFFLPPLMLSRDEVEAMMLGIRWVSNYGDSPLAKAAGEALAKISAVLPKETLLSASELPLRVGPPASEEFSSEDLSILRQAIRQERKIEIEYQTGDEEKIQHTIWPFAIGYFTDCRILVGWCENSESYRYFQTNKLLSIHILPVAYSGRYSQLFRKWKLQQTST; encoded by the coding sequence ATGCGTACAGAGCGGCTTTTTCACTTGCTACAAATCCTGCGTGGCTACAGTTGCCCCGTTAAAGGACAAGTTTTAGCAGATAGACTCAATATCAGTATTAGAACTTTATATCGTGATATTGCAACCCTCCAGGCGCAGGGTGCTGACATTCAAGGTGAGCCAGGGCTTGGTTATATTTTAAAGCCTGGTTTTTTTCTTCCGCCACTCATGTTATCCAGAGATGAGGTTGAAGCCATGATGCTTGGAATCCGATGGGTGTCAAATTACGGAGACAGCCCTTTGGCTAAAGCCGCAGGGGAAGCATTAGCGAAGATTTCAGCGGTTTTGCCCAAAGAAACGCTGCTTAGTGCAAGCGAGTTGCCTCTGCGTGTTGGGCCTCCCGCATCTGAGGAATTTTCCAGTGAAGATCTCTCTATTTTGAGGCAAGCTATTCGACAGGAACGGAAGATCGAAATTGAGTATCAAACAGGAGATGAAGAAAAAATCCAACATACCATTTGGCCATTTGCAATTGGTTATTTCACGGACTGTCGTATTCTTGTCGGGTGGTGCGAAAACAGTGAGAGTTATCGTTATTTCCAGACCAATAAGTTGCTGAGCATCCATATTTTGCCAGTGGCTTATTCGGGCAGATATAGTCAATTATTCCGGAAATGGAAGTTACAGCAGACCAGTACTTAA
- a CDS encoding IS3 family transposase (programmed frameshift), with protein sequence MKKSKYSDSQILAILKQAENGVPVPELCREHGMSSASFYKWRSKYGGMDASMMARLKELEDENRRLKKMYAEERLKAEIVQEALHKKVVKPSRRKEMARQAVATRYISIRIACAAFGVSESCYRYQPVLRDKNEEIANWLIRLTNEQSDWGFGQCFHYLRNVEGARWNHKRVYRIYCELALNMRIKPKRRLKRQAPEPLKAPTKANQVWSMDFMHDQLSDGRNFRLFNVIDDYRREGLAIEAGFSLPTIRVTRALNQLLEWRGKPSTIRCDNGPEFISHEFVAWAKKRRIRIEYIQPGKPQQNAYIERANRTIRYSWLSKHLFDSLEEVQDYATEWLWFYNHRRPHKANGGKPPLMVA encoded by the exons ATGAAAAAATCGAAGTACAGCGACAGCCAGATTCTGGCGATACTCAAGCAGGCCGAAAACGGCGTGCCAGTGCCTGAACTATGCCGAGAACACGGTATGAGCTCAGCGAGCTTCTATAAGTGGCGATCCAAGTACGGCGGCATGGATGCCTCAATGATGGCCCGCCTGAAGGAACTGGAGGATGAAAATCGGCGCCTCAAGAAGATGTATGCCGAAGAGCGGTTGAAGGCTGAAATCGTTCAGGAAGCTCTGCA CAAAAAAGTGGTAAAGCCATCTCGGCGAAAGGAGATGGCGCGGCAAGCCGTAGCCACACGGTACATCAGTATTCGAATTGCCTGTGCTGCTTTCGGTGTCAGTGAAAGTTGCTATCGTTATCAGCCTGTTCTCAGAGATAAAAACGAGGAGATTGCCAATTGGCTTATCCGGTTAACAAATGAGCAGAGTGACTGGGGCTTTGGCCAGTGCTTTCATTACCTACGCAACGTGGAGGGCGCTCGGTGGAACCACAAGCGCGTTTACCGGATCTACTGTGAGCTGGCGTTAAATATGCGAATAAAGCCAAAACGTCGCCTCAAGCGCCAGGCACCAGAACCTCTGAAAGCACCAACAAAAGCGAACCAAGTATGGTCAATGGACTTTATGCATGACCAGCTAAGCGATGGCCGGAACTTCAGGCTGTTCAATGTCATTGATGATTACAGGCGTGAAGGACTGGCAATCGAGGCCGGTTTTTCACTGCCAACGATACGTGTGACTCGCGCTCTCAACCAGCTACTTGAATGGCGGGGCAAGCCCAGCACTATCCGCTGTGATAATGGCCCTGAGTTCATCAGTCATGAGTTTGTAGCATGGGCGAAAAAGCGGCGAATACGGATCGAGTACATCCAGCCAGGCAAACCACAACAAAATGCTTATATCGAGCGAGCCAACAGAACCATTCGGTATAGTTGGCTCAGCAAGCACCTCTTCGACAGCCTTGAAGAGGTTCAGGATTATGCAACTGAATGGTTATGGTTTTACAATCACCGCCGGCCACACAAAGCAAATGGCGGTAAACCACCGTTGATGGTGGCTTAA
- a CDS encoding VOC family protein, translating into MLTPNLLTLYVGNLEISTTFYEKLLDRAPVTTFPHYVSFEFDNGLYLSLWSKKAKNFVSDGTGHRFELSFLVEGDDSVMSIYEKWQAHSVNIEQPLHEAVFGLTFVATDPDGHRIRVSTPDE; encoded by the coding sequence ATGTTAACTCCTAATCTGTTAACCCTATACGTGGGAAACCTTGAAATAAGCACTACTTTCTATGAAAAATTGCTTGACCGTGCCCCCGTAACGACGTTCCCGCATTATGTTTCATTTGAGTTTGATAACGGACTCTACCTTAGTCTCTGGTCAAAGAAGGCAAAAAATTTCGTCTCGGATGGAACCGGTCACCGTTTTGAACTCTCATTTTTAGTTGAAGGTGATGATTCTGTTATGTCTATTTATGAAAAATGGCAAGCGCACTCGGTCAATATTGAACAGCCTCTTCATGAGGCCGTATTTGGATTAACCTTTGTTGCAACTGACCCAGATGGACACCGTATTCGTGTGTCCACACCAGATGAATAA
- a CDS encoding IS5 family transposase (programmed frameshift): MEITAQQYKIIEDFLPLQRGNVKISNLQVLNAILYIAEHGCKWRGLPMKFGRWHSVYMRANRWAKQGVLDRVFLALQENNVINIQVDHISLDSTAVKVHPDGTGAFKKNGPQSIGKSRAGWTTKIHMVAADHNRAVVFSLSPGQAGDAPEGRKLLKSLENCGWDGAKVIMDKAYEGNETRQLVFDLGMEPVVPPKSNRMSTWKYDVEAYKKRNEVERLFRRLKGFRRIFSRFDKLDVVFTFFIHFALIADTLISVNRP; encoded by the exons ATGGAAATTACAGCGCAACAATACAAAATTATCGAAGATTTTCTGCCCCTTCAGCGCGGCAACGTGAAAATATCCAACTTACAAGTGCTGAACGCCATTCTTTACATAGCCGAGCATGGTTGTAAATGGCGAGGTCTGCCGATGAAATTCGGCCGTTGGCACAGCGTCTACATGCGGGCGAATCGTTGGGCCAAACAAGGTGTACTGGATAGGGTCTTTCTGGCCCTCCAGGAAAATAATGTGATCAATATCCAGGTCGATCATATCTCTCTTGATTCTACGGCTGTTAAAGTTCATCCAGATGGTACTGGCGCGT TTAAAAAAAACGGTCCTCAATCTATCGGCAAATCACGAGCAGGATGGACCACCAAGATTCATATGGTTGCAGCCGACCACAACCGCGCCGTAGTATTTTCTCTGTCACCGGGGCAGGCTGGAGACGCTCCGGAGGGCCGAAAGCTGCTGAAAAGCCTTGAGAACTGCGGTTGGGATGGTGCCAAAGTGATCATGGACAAGGCCTACGAGGGTAATGAAACCCGGCAGTTGGTATTCGATCTGGGCATGGAACCTGTCGTGCCACCGAAGAGTAACCGAATGAGCACCTGGAAATACGACGTGGAGGCGTACAAAAAACGAAATGAAGTGGAGAGGCTGTTTCGACGCCTGAAGGGCTTCAGAAGAATTTTCTCTCGTTTTGACAAACTGGATGTCGTTTTCACATTTTTTATTCACTTTGCGCTTATTGCCGATACTTTAATTAGTGTGAACAGGCCCTAG
- a CDS encoding IS3 family transposase → MKTRAGWLYHAVVIDLYTRSVIGWSFSRKRNSELTKSALKMVLARQRPQAGCIFHSDQGIEYAAHEYRELVESAGMTRSMSRKGNPLDNAIVESFFHSMKAELVHQRLFENEIDAVAHIIEYIEFYNRERLHSSLGYQSRSEYEKIAA, encoded by the coding sequence ATAAAGACTAGGGCTGGATGGCTATATCACGCGGTGGTGATCGATCTATATACAAGATCAGTCATCGGCTGGTCATTCAGCCGGAAACGGAATAGTGAGCTGACGAAAAGCGCACTTAAGATGGTTCTAGCGCGTCAGCGGCCACAGGCAGGATGTATATTCCATTCTGATCAGGGGATTGAGTACGCGGCACATGAGTACCGAGAGCTTGTTGAGTCAGCAGGTATGACACGAAGCATGAGTAGAAAGGGGAATCCGCTGGACAATGCTATTGTAGAATCCTTCTTCCATAGTATGAAGGCAGAGCTCGTTCATCAGCGTTTATTTGAAAATGAAATCGACGCGGTGGCCCATATCATCGAGTATATCGAGTTCTATAACCGAGAGCGACTTCACTCCAGTCTCGGCTACCAATCGCGTTCAGAGTATGAAAAAATAGCGGCATAA
- a CDS encoding integrase arm-type DNA-binding domain-containing protein, with product MPLTDTHIKQAKPGNKDQWLTDGHGLRLLIKSSDARYWRL from the coding sequence ATGCCCCTAACAGACACACACATCAAACAGGCTAAGCCGGGTAACAAAGACCAGTGGCTCACCGATGGCCACGGCTTGCGTTTGCTGATCAAATCCAGCGACGCCAGGTACTGGCGACTTTAG
- a CDS encoding DUF927 domain-containing protein — translation MARFDIKRVADLALNQIDAVLAHWAPEGNYKGVEYIALNPARSDDNKGSFSVNRNTGAWADFATDAKGGDLVSLVAYLEGMNNGDAAQRLAAFLRLSDSEAVTLNRKPASKPRGPAKSGWEVVMPVPLGAVKACPTRHPRNGLPSAEWEYRNHAGLLLMKVLRFDLQETGKRAKEYRPLTYCRGTCGKHAWRWKQPEKSRPLYGLNRLGTRVDTPVLLTEGEKAADAAVALLPDYVSMSWPGGSKALGKTDFGPLRGRQVVLWPDNDEAGIQCMQKLAAILHGFGCAVFLLRLQALGDHWPVKGDAADAEAHGLTAEQLAALLAAGELLQAYTPEIIVGGKDNGQQGVPWGVSGEQKRFVVNDRGVFFSVQDDDGEASLMRICARLDVIALTRDPQGRNWGTLVRFVDPDGVVKEWNIPSEYLATEGGAEVLKQLYSMGLRAEAGQQPRRRLIQYLQTAKTPDRYILVNKLGWHGQAYLLPNETLGTPTEPLYFYSTSPDLNKIKICGALEQWREQVAAYCTNNSRLLFAVSAAFAGPLLHMIGMETTGFHFFGDSSQGKTTLLKVAASVYGGPDFLRTWRSTDNALESIAAAHSDGLLVLDEISQCDPRIVGDIAYMLGNGTGKARANDRGGVRGNAFEWRLVFLSTGERTLDQQMAEAGKKAKAGQEVRLLAVPSDAGSGLGIFNTLHDFAGGAPLSRYLVDQASLYHGAPLRAYIEALCASNHDKLAKRIRLELVNFAADLSDKSSGQVRRTAEKFALVGFAGEMASKAGITGWPQGMAMHAAHVCFKAWIAARGGVGNLEDQQSLHALRLFFDLYGESHFTRWDREDATADDHTVRTLKRCGYRKTLQDSNALEGPSCSETIYYVYPAAFKAEICKGLNERRAKQLLADCGALERDGNGKFSIPTRLPNSGRNPERVLIIRPHLIPVEEDGDRGLFKKKAA, via the coding sequence ATGGCGCGTTTTGATATCAAACGGGTTGCCGATTTAGCCCTGAACCAAATTGATGCTGTATTGGCCCATTGGGCGCCGGAAGGTAACTACAAAGGGGTGGAATATATTGCCCTCAATCCGGCCCGGTCAGATGACAACAAGGGCTCTTTTTCCGTGAACCGGAATACCGGTGCATGGGCGGATTTTGCAACTGACGCCAAAGGCGGCGATCTAGTGTCGCTGGTGGCATATCTTGAGGGCATGAATAATGGCGACGCGGCACAGCGCTTGGCAGCGTTTTTAAGGCTCTCTGACAGCGAGGCGGTAACATTGAACCGCAAGCCAGCGAGTAAACCGCGCGGCCCCGCCAAAAGCGGGTGGGAGGTGGTTATGCCGGTACCACTTGGTGCAGTGAAGGCCTGCCCCACACGTCATCCCCGTAATGGCCTGCCCTCGGCGGAATGGGAATACCGGAATCACGCCGGGCTGTTACTGATGAAAGTGCTGCGATTCGATCTACAAGAGACCGGCAAACGGGCCAAGGAATACCGACCACTCACTTACTGCCGGGGTACCTGCGGAAAACATGCGTGGCGGTGGAAACAACCTGAAAAAAGCCGCCCGCTGTATGGGCTAAATCGTCTCGGCACTCGTGTTGATACACCGGTATTGCTCACCGAAGGTGAAAAAGCAGCAGACGCCGCTGTAGCACTGTTACCGGATTACGTGAGTATGAGTTGGCCAGGCGGCAGCAAAGCTCTCGGTAAAACAGATTTCGGGCCGCTGCGTGGACGTCAGGTGGTGCTGTGGCCAGACAATGATGAGGCAGGTATCCAGTGTATGCAGAAGCTGGCTGCCATACTGCACGGCTTTGGCTGTGCGGTGTTTCTGTTACGGCTGCAGGCATTGGGTGATCACTGGCCAGTAAAAGGGGATGCGGCAGATGCAGAGGCTCATGGATTGACGGCAGAGCAGTTGGCAGCGCTGCTGGCTGCAGGTGAACTGCTGCAAGCATACACACCAGAAATCATCGTGGGTGGCAAGGACAATGGTCAGCAAGGCGTGCCTTGGGGGGTGTCAGGCGAGCAAAAGCGGTTTGTGGTCAATGACCGGGGTGTGTTCTTTTCGGTACAGGACGATGACGGAGAAGCTTCGCTGATGCGGATCTGTGCTCGCCTCGATGTGATAGCGCTCACGCGGGACCCCCAGGGCCGCAACTGGGGCACACTGGTACGCTTTGTGGACCCGGACGGGGTTGTGAAGGAGTGGAATATTCCCAGCGAGTACCTGGCCACGGAGGGCGGCGCAGAAGTGTTAAAGCAGCTTTACAGCATGGGGTTGCGCGCAGAAGCCGGGCAACAACCACGGCGGCGGCTGATTCAGTACCTGCAAACGGCAAAGACTCCAGACCGCTATATCCTGGTCAATAAACTTGGCTGGCACGGCCAGGCCTATCTCCTGCCGAATGAGACACTGGGAACCCCCACCGAGCCGCTGTACTTCTATTCAACAAGTCCCGACCTCAACAAAATCAAAATTTGCGGTGCGTTGGAACAGTGGCGGGAGCAAGTAGCAGCCTACTGTACAAACAATTCGCGGTTACTTTTTGCAGTGTCGGCGGCCTTCGCCGGTCCGCTGTTGCATATGATCGGTATGGAGACCACAGGTTTCCACTTCTTCGGTGACAGCTCACAGGGCAAAACCACACTGCTCAAGGTGGCGGCTTCTGTTTACGGCGGGCCTGATTTCCTGCGTACCTGGCGCAGCACAGATAACGCGCTGGAAAGTATTGCGGCGGCGCACTCGGATGGCCTGTTGGTCCTCGATGAGATCAGCCAGTGCGACCCCCGTATCGTGGGCGATATCGCCTATATGCTCGGCAATGGTACCGGCAAGGCACGAGCCAATGACCGGGGCGGTGTGCGCGGCAATGCCTTTGAGTGGCGTTTGGTATTCCTCTCCACAGGGGAGCGAACTTTGGACCAGCAGATGGCAGAGGCCGGGAAAAAGGCGAAAGCGGGACAGGAGGTGCGGCTCCTAGCAGTACCCTCAGATGCAGGCAGTGGCCTTGGCATTTTTAATACCCTGCACGACTTTGCCGGGGGTGCCCCACTTTCCCGCTATCTGGTAGATCAGGCCTCCCTCTATCACGGCGCACCCCTTCGTGCGTATATTGAAGCGCTGTGTGCAAGTAATCACGACAAACTGGCCAAGCGGATTCGGCTTGAGCTGGTGAATTTCGCTGCAGACCTTTCCGACAAATCCAGTGGACAGGTGCGGCGAACAGCGGAAAAGTTCGCCCTGGTGGGGTTTGCCGGAGAGATGGCTTCCAAGGCCGGGATTACCGGCTGGCCCCAGGGTATGGCAATGCATGCAGCGCATGTCTGTTTTAAGGCATGGATAGCAGCCCGTGGTGGCGTCGGCAACCTTGAAGATCAGCAATCCCTACATGCGTTACGACTGTTCTTCGATTTGTACGGGGAATCGCACTTCACGCGCTGGGACCGTGAAGACGCAACAGCAGATGATCATACTGTCCGCACGCTGAAGCGCTGCGGCTACCGCAAGACACTGCAGGACAGTAATGCCCTCGAAGGCCCATCCTGTTCTGAAACCATCTATTATGTGTATCCAGCGGCGTTCAAGGCAGAGATTTGCAAGGGGCTCAATGAGCGCAGGGCAAAGCAGTTACTGGCGGACTGCGGCGCGCTGGAGCGCGATGGAAACGGTAAATTCTCGATACCAACGCGTTTACCGAACAGTGGACGTAATCCTGAGCGGGTGCTAATCATTCGACCTCACTTGATTCCTGTTGAGGAAGATGGAGATAGGGGCCTATTCAAGAAGAAGGCTGCGTAG
- a CDS encoding RipA family octameric membrane protein: MESFKYIHKELSDQIDREFDLLGHRMNWLLMSSAFLFTVTAIVSGSKQAEIYNEQVLSVLSKALPVIGLIICAIAFISIRAALRVAKEWKVNRKTIEDQLKKDLEINFDLTVPATSKSNDEGNILYRLLPLSIGFVWCLIIYYAYR, translated from the coding sequence TTGGAATCTTTTAAATATATTCATAAAGAACTTTCTGATCAGATCGACAGAGAGTTCGATTTGCTTGGGCACAGAATGAACTGGCTTTTAATGAGCAGTGCTTTCCTGTTTACAGTGACAGCCATTGTTTCAGGAAGCAAGCAGGCTGAAATCTACAATGAACAAGTCTTGTCTGTTCTTTCCAAAGCACTTCCAGTTATCGGGCTCATCATCTGTGCGATTGCGTTCATTTCCATCCGAGCTGCTCTCAGAGTAGCAAAGGAGTGGAAAGTTAATCGAAAAACAATAGAGGATCAGCTAAAAAAGGACCTGGAAATCAATTTTGACTTAACCGTTCCCGCAACTTCGAAAAGTAATGATGAAGGGAATATACTGTATCGACTTTTACCTTTATCCATCGGTTTTGTTTGGTGTTTGATAATTTACTATGCATACCGCTAA
- a CDS encoding IS3 family transposase, with protein MELHQGFRKAYGARRVHQQLKRSGLSCSVRRVFRLMKTVGIKASSRWLYT; from the coding sequence GTGGAGCTCCACCAAGGATTCAGAAAGGCTTACGGGGCGCGCCGTGTACACCAGCAGCTAAAGCGTAGCGGCTTATCCTGTAGCGTTAGGCGTGTATTCCGACTTATGAAGACGGTTGGGATAAAAGCTTCTAGCAGATGGCTTTATACCTAG